One window of Quercus robur chromosome 12, dhQueRobu3.1, whole genome shotgun sequence genomic DNA carries:
- the LOC126708938 gene encoding uncharacterized protein LOC126708938, whose protein sequence is MERSTPVRKPHTSTADLLTWSENPPADSPNLASSASRSATRSHQPSDGISKVVFGGQVTDEEFESLNKRKPCSGYKMKEMTGSGIFHGESDEVESEIANLTPANKTGIRMYQQAVTGISHISFGEEDSVSPKKPTTLPEVAKQRELSGTLESEDANLKKQLSDAKCKELSGHDIFAPPPEILPRPVTARTLDLKGSIEIGEAAPVRTSVKVSNPAGGQSNIMSDDEPVMKTAKKIYNKKFTELSGNDIFKGDVPPSAADKSLSTAKLREMSGNDIFADGKAESRDYLGGVRKPPGGESSIALV, encoded by the exons ATGGAGAGGAGCACACCGGTGAGAAAACCAcacacatccacagcagatcTGCTCACTTGGTCTGAGAATCCCCCAGCCGATTCTCCTAACCTTGCCTCCTCTGCTTCTCGCTCCGCCACGCGCTCCCACCAG CCGTCGGATGGGATCAGTAAGGTTGTGTTTGGAGGACAAGTCACGGATGAGGAATTCGAGAGCTTAAACAAACG GAAACCTTGTTCAGGGTATAAAATGAAGGAGATGACTGGTAGTGGCATATTTCATGGAGAAAGTGATGAAGTAGAATCTGAAATTGCCAACCTTACTCCAGCTAACAAAACAGGAATACGCATGTACCAG CAAGCCGTAACCGGAATTAGCCATATCTCTTTTGGTGAGGAAGATAGTGTATCTCCCAAAAAGCCTACTACTTTGCCTGAGGTTGCAAAGCAGCGTGAGTTAAGTGGGACACTGGAAAGTGAGGACGCAAATTTGAAGAAGCAGCTTTCTGATGCAAAGTGCAAGGAGCTTAGTGGACATGACATCTTTGCACCCCCTCCTGAAATCTTACCTCGGCCAGTAACTGCTCGTACATTGGACTTGAAAGGAAGCATAGAAATTGGTGAAGCTGCTCCAGTACGCACATCTGTCAAAGTTTCTAAT CCTGCTGGAGGTCAGAGCAATATTATGTCCGATGATGAACCTGTTATGAAGACGGCcaagaaaatatataacaagaAATTCACAGAGCTCTCGGGAAATGACATATTCAAGGGTGACGTTCCTCCATCAGCTGCTGATAAATCACTGAGTACGGCAAAACTGCGAGAGATGAGTGGCAATGACATCTTTGCTGACGGGAAGGCAGAGTCTCGAGACTATTTAGGTGGTGTACGCAAGCCCCCAGGTGGCGAGAGCAGCATTGCCCTGGTTTAA